In Helianthus annuus cultivar XRQ/B chromosome 8, HanXRQr2.0-SUNRISE, whole genome shotgun sequence, a single genomic region encodes these proteins:
- the LOC110919678 gene encoding uncharacterized protein LOC110919678: MSCVVVATIKIVQEEYDDIVRLPATSLVCPKCHSEFYLDESGSVSFVMFDRDVQKLFGLAASDIRERQVKAKDTGFPHEIFRLVDKKVAFKIDVSEFNLKSDYRVYTAQKTCDDPVIIVELVGGDGNGDKNTDEVTQEVADVKDVNLSESSQVSAERTSRDVVSVTADSSVVEVEKDSGSSPNGKRMAQDADVVNVGELSTNVRRTRKKLTKLNN; the protein is encoded by the exons ATGTCTTGTGTTGTGGTTGCGACAATTAAGATTGTGCAAGAAGAGTATG atgaTATTGTTCGATTGCCTGCGACTTCTTTGGTTTGTCCCAAATGTCATAGTGAAT TTTACTTA GATGAGAGTGGTAGTGTTTCTTTTGTTATGTTTGATAGAGATGTTCAGAAGCTTTTTGGATTAGCGGCGAGTGACATAAGAGAGAGGCAGGTTAAGGCCAAAGATACTGGATTCCCTCATGAGATATTTCgattggttgataagaaggtCGCTTTTAAGATTGATGTTTCAGAATTCAATCTTAAAAGTGACTATCGTGTTTATACGGCGCAAAAAACATGTGATGATCCAGTAATAATTGTTGAGTTAGTTGGTGGAGATGGTAATGGTGATAAAAATACTGATGAG GTTACTCAAGAGGTAGCTGACGTTAAAGATGTTAACCTTTCAGAATCTTCCCAGGTGTCTGCTGAACGAACTTCAAGG GATGTTGTCTCTGTTACGGCCGACTCTTCAgtcgttgaagttgaaaaggattCTGGATCAAGTCCCAATGGAAAGCGGATGGCTCAAGATGCTGATGTTGTCAACGTTGGTGAGCTATCCACTAATGTGAGAAGAACCCGAAAGAAGCTGACTAAGCTTAACAATTAG